The genomic DNA AAGAACTTTGTCAGGCTATACTTGCAGGGTTAGTGAAATACTACCAATTTCCAATATTTGAATAAGGGTACCGAGATTGCTTCGCAGCAGGCTCGCAATGACGGGGGGGGCGAGCTATCAGCGGTCAGCCGTCAGGTATCAGATGAGAGGACCGAGACTGCTTCGGCGCAGCCTCGCAGTGACAGGTAAGAGTTGGCAGTATTCGGTTCCAGTGTATTGAACCGGATGCCGGTGTTCCGTCATAATTACGACAATGAAACTCATTGATTCTCACGCACATCTGGATTTGCCGGAGTTTGCCCCCGATTTTGACGTGGTGTTGCGCCGGGCGGCGGGCGCAGGCGTGGCGAAAATCATTACCATCGGCATTGATCTGGAGTCCAGCCGCAAAGCGGTGGGGCTGGCGGCGGCGCACGAAAATGTCTTCGCGTCGGTGGGTATTCACCCCTGCGACAGCGCCACGGCCACCTACGAAAATCTGACCGCACTGGCCGCACTGGCGACAAGCCCCGGAGTGGTGGCGATAGGTGAGACCGGGCTGGATTTTTACCACAAGCCGTTCTCGGAGGCGGAACAGCGGAAATCGCTGGATTTTCACCTGAACCTGGCGGTTAAGACCGGCTTGCCGGTAATCATCCACAGCCGTGAGGCTGATGAAGCGATGGCGCCGCTGCTGTCGGCCTGGGCGGCGGCCAATCCGGTTCATCCCAAAGGCGTAATTCATTGTTTCAACGGGGATACGGCGACGTCCGATAGCTACCTGGAGTCCGGTTTTTATATCGCATTGGGCGGTTATGTCAGCTATCCATCGGCCCGAAAGAATCATGACATCTACCGTCAGATTCCGCTGGAACGATTGCTGCTGGAAACCGATTGCCCGTTTCTGCCGCCTCAGGCATACCGGGGGCAGCGCAATGAACCGGCGTACCTTATGCAGACAGCAGAAGCGCTGGCGGATATCCGTGGGATTACGATGGAAGCACTGGCACGGGCGACGACAGAGAATGTGACGCGGTTGTTCCGGCTTACAGGCTGAGGTAACGCCTTTTTACCCGGCAGCCGGCGATTTACCCTTATCCAGCTTCAACAATAAACTATCCACCGCGGCTTCCAGCGTCCGGCGATTGAACGGCTTGGAAATTACCGGAATACTGATTGTTTTCAGATAATCCCGGATAACAACGTCCGAACTGTCTCCGGTGATAAAAATGACGCAGCCGGCCAGCCACGGCCATCTGGCGCAGATGGCATCGTAAAGCTCCATGCCGCTGGTACCGGGCATGCGGATGTCCAATAGCACCACGTCATAATTATTGCGCTCCAGTAAGTCCAGGGCTCGCGATGCCTCATCACACTCCTCCACCACATGCCCGTTTTGGACCAGGAGACGCTGAATTAAGGCTCTAACGAAGGGTTCATCGTCAATTACCAGAAACCGGGCTTTGTTCTCCGACCGACGGTTCTCTACCACCGGTGCCGTCGCCAATTGTCCGGCCGGATGGTGCGCCGCCGGCAATTCAATAACGAAGGTGGTGCCGTGACCGCGCTGACTCTCTACCCGGATGGAGCCGCCGTGTTCCTGAATTATGCCGAAGGACAGGCTCAGCCCCAACCCGGTACCTTCACCGGTGTCTTTGGTGGTAAAGAACGGTTGAAAAATGCTCTGTTGAATCTGTTCATCTATACCCGTGCCGTCATCGGTCACCAACACCCGCACGTTATCACCATATTGTTCGGTGGTGAGGGTCAGCGTGCCCTGGTTGCGGGCCTGTTTCATGGCATATTCAGCATTGACGATAAGATTCAGAAATACCTGTTGTAGTTGTCCCGGATCTGCCTTGACCCGGGGTAAATCCGGGGCGTAGCGTTTAACCACCTGAATATTGGAGGTTTTCAGGACATAGCTGCGCAAGCCGATGGTATTGTCAATAACTTCGGCTAAATCAGTGTGTATTTTTTCGGGGCTTGACTGCCGGGCAAAAGTCAGCAGCCGGGCGACGATGTCTTTGACTCGCTGGCTGCCTTCATAAATGACTTTTACTTCAGCCGCGGCGTTTTCCGGCAGGTTTTCCTCCAGCAACAGCAGTTCGGCGAAGCCGATAACACTGGTCAAAGGATTGTTTATTTCATGCGCGATACCGGCGGCCATTTCACCGATAGCCGCTAAACGACCGGATAACTCAGACTTTTCCCGCAGGCGCCGGTTTTCGGCTTCCTTCAACTTCTGATCGGTGATGTCCCGAATGAACACCACCAGGTAGCCGTCATCAACCGGGCGATACTGGGCACTGATTTCCACGTCGTAAATGTTGCCGTCTTTGCGCCGGTGTTGAGTTTCAAAACGGGCGTCACCGTATTCCCGGATATGCTGGATACGCTTTTTTGTCTCATCAATTGTTTCGTGAGCTTCAAGATCAGAAACCTTCATGGATTCCAGCTCTTCCATGCTGTAGCCGCTCATGCGGCAATAGGTATCATTAACCTCAAGCAGGCGCCCGTCAAGATCCGTCATCCAGAAACCGTCCAGGGCGGTCATCAGGATGGTGCGATGCCGCTCCTCAATGTTCTTAAGCGCACACTCAGCGATTTTACGCCGGGTGATGTCGCGGACGACCGATAAAACCATTTTCTGGTTGTCATGCCTGATGGTCTGAGCATGAACCTCAACGGGAAAGACGGCGTTGTTTTTACGCTGGTGGGACGTCTCATAGATAACTTCGTTGGAATTAACTGTTTTCCGACGGTTTTCTTCCCAGGTAGTCAACGCGTTTGGCGGTCTTAACGCCTTAATGTTGAGGCTGATAAGTTCAGTCAGGGTGTAACCCCGGGTTTTGAAAGCATTTTCATTGGCATAAATAATCTGGCCGTCCGGAGTTGTTAAGAATATTGAATCAGTGGCGGCGTCCAAAAGGCGCGCTTTCAGCTCCAACTCCTGCGACACCTTTTTTTGATCATCAATGTCATAGGTCAAATGCAGAAAGATTGGCTCCCCTTCATCCGTGAATTGACCGGTAGGATAAATAGCCGGTTTCAACCAACGGTTATGGAAGGCATCAAACGCCTCAATCTCAACGCCTTTTTCGGTGGCGATCGCCTGTTGCAACGGGCAGTATTTAAAGTGGTCAACACCGTGAACCAGTTGCGGACAGTACCGTCCGATAACGTCTTTGGCATCAAGTTTAAGCGCCCGGCACATGGTGTTGTTAGCGAATAAGATACGATGATTGGCATCTATCAGCATCACATAAAACGGTAGGGCATCAAGTGACCGGCCTATATCCAAGCCTTCAACGTTTATATGTGAATAATCACTTCCGCCGGTATTTTGAGCTTTTTCAAGTGAATTATAACCGGAACTATCGGGTGTCATATCCAGCCTCGCCACCTCTGCCGCAAAGTATTGAAAATATCTTAAAATCGGGTACTAATACTTAAGGTCTATGTTACAACGGATTTGATTAATACCGAAGGCGCATTATAACATTTATTTATATTAATTGGTATCAATTTATGAGCCGGAAAAGCCTTCATGGTGACCCGTGTGGGCCATTTGCGCCATGGTTTACGCCTGTGGTTATGAGACCGGACCAAGGAGAGTGATTCCCGAGCCTTCAAGGTGACGCGCGATGATGAATCGGTTCGGCCCGATTACACCTTAAACGCCGAGGGGCAGATATCGTTCAGAAAGCACTCGGCGCACCGGGGCTTGCGGGCAAAACAGACGGCGCGGCCGTGGTTCTGAATCAGGTGCGGAAAGCGGCCCCATTCATCGTGCGGTACCAGTTGCATCAGGTCTTTTTCAATTTTTACCGGGTCTTTCTGAATGGTGAAGCCCAGGCGCTGCGACAGACGCGCCACATGGGTGTCCACCGCGATACCCTCAATTTTTCCGAAAGCATTCCACAGCACGATGTTGGCCGTCTTGCGTGCCGCACCGGGGATTTGAATCAGCTCCGCCATGGTCTGCGGCACCTGACCGTTGAACTTTTCCACCAGCGTCCGGCCCATGCCGATAAGGCTTTTAGCCTTATTGTGATAAAAACCGCTGCGCTTGATGATGGTTTCCAGTTCGGTTATGTCGGCCTCGGCATAATCCCGGGGTGTTTTATACCGGGTAAAAAGCGCCGGGGTGACGGAATTGATGGCGGCATCGGTGGTCTGGGCGGACAGAATAACGGCGGCTAATAATTCCAACGGGCTGGAAAAATTCAGAGCAATCACGGTCTGAGCGTAGGCCTTCTTAAGCCGCTTAATAGTCTCAACAATATCTGCGGGTTTGTCAGTCATAAACCAAGTTTAACCCGATAACATCATTTTGACAAGAACGATTGCGTCCACTCAATTAAACCTATACCACGGGCACGGTAATTGCTATAATAGCGATTATGTCTGAAACAAAAGTGATTATGATCCAGGGCACATCATCCAACGTGGGCAAAAGCGTGCTGGTGGCAGCGCTGTGCCGCATCTTCAAACAAGATGGCTACAAAGTGGCGCCGTTTAAGTCCCAGAACATGGCGCTGAACGCCTTTGTAACGCCGGAGGGCGGCGAAATAGGCCGGGCACAAGCCATGCAGGCAGAAGCAGCCGGAATAGCCCCCAGCATCCACATGAACCCGGTGCTGTTAAAACCGGAGGCTAATTCACGCTCTCAGATTATCCTGCACGGCAAAGTGTACAACAATACCTCCGCCGCCGCCTATTATCAGCATACGCAATTTTTACTGAGTAAAGTTAAAGAGTCTCTGGATTACCTCAAAGAACGTTACGACATTATCGTCATTGAGGGTGCTGGATCACCGGCGGAGATTAACCTGAAGTCCCGCGAGATTGCCAATATGCGCATGGCGAAACTGGCCAATTCACCGGTGCTGCTGGCGGGTGATATTGACCGCGGCGGGGTGTATGCCTCATTCGTGGGAACGCTGGAAATACTGGACGAAGAAGAACGCAAGCTGGTCAAAGGTTTCCTGATCAACAAGTTCCGCGGCGATGTCACGTTAATCAAAGATGCCAACGATTACCTGGAAAACAAAACCGGCCGGCCAGTGCTGGGCGTGGTGCCCTATTTCCGCGACATATTGCTGGCGCAGGAAGACTCGGTGTACCTGGATGAACGGCAAAATAAAGATTCCACGGCTGATTTGGATGTCGCTATTGTCCGCATCCCGCGGATTTCCAACTATGATGATTTTGACGCTCTGGAAGAAGACGGAGCTAATATCCGTTATATTACCCGGCCGGATGAAATGGGCAGCCCGGACCTGATTATCATTCCCGGCTCCAAGACTACCGTGCCGGACCTTTTGGCTATCCGGCAGTCCGGAATTGCGGACGCTATTATTAAACGAGCCAAAGCCGGAACTCCGGTTTTCGGTGCCTGCGGCGGTTATCAAATGCTGGGCAAACTGATTCATGACCCGAATCATGTGGAATCAGAGCAGGACACCGTTGAAGGATTGGGCCTGATCAATGCTGAGACCACTTTTGCCGCCACCAAAGCGACTACCCAGGTTAAAGGGGTGATCACTGAGGACCGCGGACTGTTGGCGGGACTTAAAGGGGAGATTATCGGCGGCTACGAGATCCACATGGGCCGGACGGTCAGCCCCGACCGCCCCTTCCGCATCACCGAAACTCAGGACGGCGGCGCGGATTATCCTGACGGCAGCGTCAACGAGGCGGGTACGGTTTTCGGCAGCTATATCCACGGTATCTTTCAGAGCCACGGCTTCCGGCGCGGTCTGATGAATAACCTGCGGCGGCGCAAAGGCTTGCCGGAGCGCGTCTATGACGCGCCGCTGGACAAAGAGAAGCACTATGACGCCCTGGCCGACCTGGTCAGACAGTCGGTGGACATGGACGCCATTTACCGCATCCTGAACGAGGGTATTAAAACTTGAGCCAGGAGAACATTGAGAAGCTGCGTCAGGGGAGTCTGGTTGAGCCGGCCTGGCAATTGCTGGGCATCAAACTGGTTGAACTGGACGACGGATACGCCAAAGTCAGTTTGACGCTCAAGCCCGAATTTACGAACTTCGTGGGCAGTGTACACGGCGGAATTATTGTGACCCTGGCTGATTCAGCTTTCGGCTATGCCGTTAATGCATTGCATTACCCGACAGTGGCGGCCCAATTCAATACCCATTTCCTGAACCCGGCCTACCCGGACTCCGAGCTGACCGCAGAGTGCCGGGTGGTCAAAGCCGGCAAGCGGGCAATCATGGCCGAAATTAGCGTTGAAGACGCCACTGGCAAACTCATCGCCCGGGCGACGGGAACCGGCATACCGCTTTAACATAATCGCGATATCCAGGAATACATCGGCAAAGGTTTGTATACGGCAAAGTTAAAGCCGCCGGTTTAACGCCCGCTTAGCACCTTGACAATACCCGACACGGTTAACAGCGTGCCGAGAACGCCGAGAGTTCCGGTGACCAGCCACTGGATGAACGGCGAGACATAACCGATAGCCAGACCGCCGGCGGCCAGACCGAACACCATGGCGGCCCCGATCATCATTGAAACCCCCTGGTCCCTGGCGTCAACTGCGGCGGCGATGCTGAAAGACGAGTCTTGTTTTTTGTAATACTGTTGCTGTTCCATCTGCTTACTCCGGTGAATTCCTTACACCTCATATAACGCAGGAAATCAACAAAAGTCAGTTATCCCGGCTGAAAAGATATGATATAATACGCTTGATGAATAAACCGACCTGGCAACTGACCGCCACCACCATTAAATGTGAAGCCGTGGACGATGAGATTACCATCATGGTCAATCCAGACGGCACGGCGAAATGCGCCAGTTATGACAAATACGGCTCACCGGATAAAAAGACCCTGGCGGATATGGAAAAAAAGGCTCGCAAACTGGGGTTCAGCCCTAAATGCGAAGGCCCGATGTGCCGCCGGATCACCGACTATCGCGACCGGATAATAGCTGAAGAAGACTAAGTCTGAATCAGTGTTTGGCGCTCTGGCCCAGATAGGCTGAGATAACCTGGGGGTTGTTGCGGATTTCTTCCGGAGTGCCCTCAGCGATTTTCCGACCAAAATCCAGCACCACGATGCGATCCGCCAGATCCATGACCACGCCCATATCATGTTCAATCAGGACGATGGTATTCAGGCCGTCACGGAGTACCGGCGTATCCGGATAACATTCACCCTGACCCTCAAAAATATCCACGATAAACCGGGCGATGTCTTCTTTTTCTTCGCTGTTCATGCCGGCCATCGGTTCGTCCAAAAGCAGCACTTTCGGTTCCAGCGCCAGGGCGCGGGCGAATTCAATGCGTTTGCGCATGCCGTAAGGCAACGAGGCGACTACATGATGGCGTACCGCCTCTATCTCCAGAAAATCAATGATATCTTCCACCACCCGGCGATGCTTTATTTCTTCGTTATGGGCCGGGCCGAAGTACAGCCCGCCGGTCAGCAGATTCTGTTTCATGAAGACATGGCGGGCGGCCATGGCATTCTCCAGCGTGGTTAAGCCGGAAAAAAGCTCAATATTCTGAAAGGTGCGCGCCAAACCCATTTTGGCGGCCTTGTCCGGGCGGATACCCCTGATATCCCGGCCTTCAAAAATAATCTCTCCTTTTTGCGGCTTATAGAAACCGTTAAGGCAATTCAACAGACAGGTCTTGCCGGCACCGTTAGGCCCGATAATAGCCAGAATTTCATTTTCCCGAATGTCCACGGAAACATCTTTTAAGGCGGTGATACCGCCGAAAGACAGGGTGATGTTACGCATGCTGACCTTAACCGGATTCTGTTGTTTGACAAGGGTGTCTGTCATGCTAATCCCATTTCCGTTCATCAATGACTATTTTAGCGTCGGCGGGAATAGTTCCCGTCGCCAGCAGTTCTAAATCATCCAGTTTGACCACGCAGGAGTTGTGGAACGCCCGGGCGATTTCAGGCTTAAGATTACCGGTCTCAGAAATCGCTGCCATTTCCAGCCGCAGGGTCAAATAGTCCCGATTGCCGTCACGCCTTACAACCAGTTGAAAACGACCGGCATCCGCAAAAGAACCTAACATTTCCTGCACCTGCTTGGGCACGACAAACATGCCGCGCACTTTAACAGCTTCACCACTGCGGCCCAGCAGGCCGACCAGTTTGGGTGCGGTGCGCCCGCAGGCGCACTGGTCAACGATGAGTTTAGACAGGTCTCCGGTGCCGAAACGCAGCAAACCCCAATGCGGGTTATGTAACGGCGTGACTACAACTTCGCCGATTTCGCCCGGCGGCAACTGCTGTCCGGTGGCCGGATCAACAATTTCAATGACGTAATCATCCATCAGGTGCAGACCGGACTTGTCAGCACATTCATAGGCCAGCGCACCGCCCGGTTCGGTAACGGCATAGACCTGATAGGTATCAATACCGTAGTCAGCCTCAAGTTTCCGGCGGATTGACGGCGACAGCATTTCGCCGGTAAACCAGGCTTTTTTGATTTTCAGGTCCTTTTTAAAATCGCCGGTTTCCTGAACCTTGTTAATCAGGCCCATCAAATAACTGGGCGTACCGACAAAGCCATTGCATTTAAGTTCCTTCATCGTCCTGATATGCACGTCGGTATTGCCGGCACCGGCGACGACAACCGTTGCGCCGCATTGCCGGAGCGCCTCACCAAACAATGTACCGGCAGGAGAGAGGTGATAGGTAAAGGTATTGATAACGATATCCCCTTTGCGGAAACCGGCCGCCCAGAAAGAACGGGCAAACCACTCAATTTTGGGTGAATGCAGAGGCTCATAAACCGGCCCCGGCGAAATAAAAATGCGTTCAATATCCTCTGGTCGGCCGATGTAATAACCGCCGTACGGCAAGTCATTTTGCTGCTGTTCAATTAAATCCGGCTTACGGGTGATGGGCAGTTTTACCAGATCGGCAGCGCATTTTATGGCCGCCGGTTTTACTCCGGCGGCTTTCATCATCTTGTGAACTGCCGGCGCGCCGCGGTAAGCCCGGGCCACCGCCTTTTTCAGCCGATTGTCCAGATATTCCCGCCGGTCCTCCGGCCTCATTGATTCCAGTTTATCGTAATGTTGTTTCATCAAATACCTTGTGGTGATTTACCGCAATAATTATAACCAGCGTTTGCGCCGTTTGTAATGCTTGACGTCGCGATAGCTCTTTTTCTGGCCTACCGCGGACAGCCCCATATAAAATTCCTTGACGTCTTCATTGTTCTGCAGGAAATCCGCCGTGCCGTCCAAAACCACCCGGCCACTCTCCATGACGTAGCCGTAATGGGCAATGGACAGGGCAATACGGACATTCTGTTCTACCAGCAGCACAGAAGTCTGCTGTTCTTCATTAAAACGTTTGATAATGGAGTAAATCTCGTCCACCATCATCGGCGCCAGACCGAGCGAAGGCTCATCCAGCATCATCAGTTTAGGCCGCGCCATCATCGCCCGACCGATAACTACCATCTGCTGTTCACCACCAGAGAGATAGCCGGCAGTATTGTTGCGCAAATTCTTCAGACGGGAAAAGTAATTGTAAACCATTTCCAGGTCATCTTTGACCGCCTGCCGGTTGGTACGGTTAAAGGCCCCGACCATAAGGTTCTCCTCAGCAGTCAGGTGTTCAAAAACCCGTCGGCCTTCCAGTGCCTGCACCAATCCGAGCCGTCCGATGTATTCCGGATTCTTCTTATCAATGCGTTCGCCGTCCCATTCAATGTTACCGTCGGTGACTTCACCTTCTTCAATGTGCAACAGGCCGGAAATGGCTTTCAAAGTAGTGGTTTTGCCGGCGCCGTTAGCCCCCAGCAAGGTGACAATCTGACCGTCCGGAACCGATAGCGAAACGCCGTGAAGAACCCGGATAACATTCAAGTAGGCGACTTCAATATTGTTCAGTTTAAGCATGATATCAGATAATTCCAACCAGTTCGCCAGGCAGGGGGATGTTCGTAATCCCCCTGCCTTTGGTATTTTTAACTAAATCCGTAGTCAATGTAAACGGCATTAATCCAATCGGTTTTCGGAATGATAGCTCCTCCGGCGACTTCAAAAACCCGCATGGCTTTGCTTAAACGGTTGTCACCGGGGGTATAGTTTACCGGGCCGTGCAGCCCCGAAACGTCGTAGTTAGACAGCATTTGAATACCATATTTTTCAACATTTTCAGGTGTCAGATTTGCGGCCCCTCCGGGAGTATTTTGAATAGCTGTTTCCAGAATTTTGGCAATCAATAAACCTTCTGCCCAGGCGGTGATATAGTCCATATTGTCTTTATATGCCGGGTGATACTGGTTAACGTATTCGGTCATTTTTGCCATACCGGCAACATTATCGCCCCAGCTAACGGTGGGGAAGACACCCAATACGCCGTTAGCATTTGCGGCGCCAGCCAGCGCTATCATTTCGCTGGTAAAGCTTGCGTGCCCGCAGCCGATGGTAATTCCGGTCAGCCGTGGGTTAGCTTGATTAGCCTGAAGTGTTCTGATATTTTTGATGATCACAGAAGTAGGCGCAGGCGTACTGGAGATAAAAATGACATCAGGATTTTTAGACGCGATAGTAGTTAGAGCAGTAGTTTCATCCGACGTAGTGCCTGTATGGGTGGAAATATCCACAATCTCTATGCCCAAATCGGCGGCTAATTTGTCCGCCGCATCTTTGGCACCGGAACCTGTGGGGTTATTGAGCAACATAAGTGCCATTTTCGGCTTACCAGTGCCCTGCCAGACATTTTCCATATAGTATTTGGCAAAAATCGCCCAACCATCACCATAATCAGGCATTTGAGCATAAATATGTTGGGCAGGTTGAGTGATATTCGGGGAGCTGAACACCGTAAAGCCCGGCAACCCGGCTTCATTGGCGATATTCATTACCGGAGTCATCATGGCCGAAGCCTGAGTGGTGAACATCAGGACATTCTGAGAAATAAATTCATTAATTATTGTTGTGGCTCTAGAAGATTCGTAGGCATTATCTCTACTAACCACCTGAATCTCATGCCCCAAAACCCCGTCAAGTTCTTCGTTGACATATTTAATAGCGTCCAAAACCCCGGCTGCCATCGGCTGCCCTTTGGAGGCTGCGGCACCGGTTTGTGGATACATGATACCGACTTTCAGCGGTTGCTTCACCGTTTCAGTCGGATCAGGGTCACCGTTACCATCGCCGCAACCGGCCGCTAATACCGGCAGGCCAACCAGGATCAAGATAAGAGAGATGACTGATAATTTTGATAACCAATTCTTGCTAATCATGCGAAATCCCCTTTCTACTATTCTGTGTCTGTGACTTCCAATTTACGCTGCTCACATATTCCAAACCTCCAACTTTAGTGAGAAAACGGCCATAGCCGGTAGGAAGCTTTGAAGAGTTGCCAGCGGTGTGCCAGGCCTCTGGGTTCACGTACTAAAAACACGACGATTACCAGACCGAAAACCAAAGGCGCCAAACCGGCGGTAAAACCAGAAGGTGCATCCGGCAGGGCTGATTCCAATGCCGGCGATACCATGGTAACTCCCTGCTGAAGCAGACGAATGGCGACCACCCCTAATACAGGACCCAGTGTGGTTCCCGCCCCGCCGATAATAATCATGCCGACATACAAGATTGAATCTGTGATGGAGAAATGTTCGGTACTGACGAACCCTATCCAGTGAGCTGTCAATGACCCGGCTATGCCGGCAAGAAAACAGCCGATAAAAAAGGCGATTAACTTGTATCGGAACAGATTTATGCCCATAACTTCGGCAGCCAAATCATTATCCCGAACGGCTACAAACGCCCGGCCAAGCCGGGTTCTGGCTAAATTCTTGGCATAAAATACAACCATAACAGTCACCACAAAAATCAGGAAAAAAAGACTGGCCTGCGAACGGAAGGTAATGCCGAATATCTCTGCCCGCGGTACGCTGAGGCCGGTGAATCCCCCGGTAATCTCAAGATGACTGATAACCCACAAAATGATTATCTGCGCCGCAATGGTGGCAATGGCCAGATAAAAGCCTTTGACTCTAAGCGAGGCCACGCCGAAAATTACTCCGATTAAGCCGGCCATGATCCCGGCAGCCGGTAAGGCGATTAAAAAGGGCAAATCTAATTTGGCCGTCATTACTGCCGAAGTAAAGGCGCCGACGGCAATAAAACCAGCGTGACCCACTGATAGTTGTCCGCAGTAACCAGTCAAAATATTCAAACCGGTGGCCGCCACAATAGTGATACCAATCAGGTTGGCAACACCCAGCCAATATACTGATAAATACATTGGAGCAGTAAACAATACCAGCAACCCGATTATCAGCAGCGCCCAATGAGTCCTGGTGCGAAAAATAGCCATATCCTTGGCGTAGTTAAAGTTTCGCGTGCCGCAAGGCAGACCGGTACTCATGAATGGCTTAACCTTTCTACGAAG from Dehalogenimonas sp. W includes the following:
- a CDS encoding branched-chain amino acid ABC transporter permease, with amino-acid sequence MSTGLPCGTRNFNYAKDMAIFRTRTHWALLIIGLLVLFTAPMYLSVYWLGVANLIGITIVAATGLNILTGYCGQLSVGHAGFIAVGAFTSAVMTAKLDLPFLIALPAAGIMAGLIGVIFGVASLRVKGFYLAIATIAAQIIILWVISHLEITGGFTGLSVPRAEIFGITFRSQASLFFLIFVVTVMVVFYAKNLARTRLGRAFVAVRDNDLAAEVMGINLFRYKLIAFFIGCFLAGIAGSLTAHWIGFVSTEHFSITDSILYVGMIIIGGAGTTLGPVLGVVAIRLLQQGVTMVSPALESALPDAPSGFTAGLAPLVFGLVIVVFLVREPRGLAHRWQLFKASYRLWPFSH
- a CDS encoding ABC transporter substrate-binding protein → MISKNWLSKLSVISLILILVGLPVLAAGCGDGNGDPDPTETVKQPLKVGIMYPQTGAAASKGQPMAAGVLDAIKYVNEELDGVLGHEIQVVSRDNAYESSRATTIINEFISQNVLMFTTQASAMMTPVMNIANEAGLPGFTVFSSPNITQPAQHIYAQMPDYGDGWAIFAKYYMENVWQGTGKPKMALMLLNNPTGSGAKDAADKLAADLGIEIVDISTHTGTTSDETTALTTIASKNPDVIFISSTPAPTSVIIKNIRTLQANQANPRLTGITIGCGHASFTSEMIALAGAANANGVLGVFPTVSWGDNVAGMAKMTEYVNQYHPAYKDNMDYITAWAEGLLIAKILETAIQNTPGGAANLTPENVEKYGIQMLSNYDVSGLHGPVNYTPGDNRLSKAMRVFEVAGGAIIPKTDWINAVYIDYGFS